One genomic region from Thermoleptolyngbya sichuanensis A183 encodes:
- the gatB gene encoding Asp-tRNA(Asn)/Glu-tRNA(Gln) amidotransferase subunit GatB, whose product MTTTATKTQYEAVIGLETHCQLSTKTKIFSSSSTAFGADPNTNIDPVCMGLPGTLPVLNQKVLEYAVKAGLALNCQIAPYSKFDRKQYFYPDLPKNYQISQYDLPIAEHGWLEIELEEDGQPVRKRIGITRLHMEEDAGKLVHGGSDRLSGSTFSLVDYNRAGVPLIEIVSEPDLRSGAEAAEYARELRRIMRYLGVSDGNMQEGSLRCDVNISIRPVGSEKFGTKVEIKNMNSFNAIERAINYEIERQIEVLEAGDRLVQETRLWEEGSQRTISMRVKEGSSDYRYFPEPDLGPIEVSAEQLAAWKRELPELPAAKRHRYEEDLGLSSYDARVLTDDRAMAEYFEATLAAGAPAKQAANWLMGDISGYLNTEKKTLADLPLTPETLAEMIRLIESNTISTKIAKDILPELLTQGGSAKELVEKKGLIQISDPAAIEAAIAKVLEAHPAELEKYRSGKKNMLGFFVGQVMKQTGGRADPKLTNQLLVKQLDG is encoded by the coding sequence ATGACCACCACCGCCACCAAGACCCAATACGAAGCCGTCATCGGGCTGGAAACACACTGTCAGCTCAGCACCAAAACCAAGATTTTTTCCAGCAGTTCGACGGCTTTTGGTGCTGACCCCAACACGAATATTGACCCGGTGTGTATGGGGCTGCCGGGGACGCTGCCTGTGTTAAATCAAAAGGTGCTGGAATACGCAGTGAAGGCGGGGCTGGCGCTGAACTGTCAAATTGCACCCTATAGCAAGTTTGACCGAAAGCAGTATTTCTATCCCGATTTACCGAAAAACTATCAGATCTCGCAGTACGACCTGCCAATCGCCGAGCATGGCTGGCTGGAAATCGAGCTAGAAGAAGACGGGCAACCCGTTCGCAAGCGCATTGGCATTACGCGGCTGCACATGGAAGAAGATGCAGGCAAGCTGGTGCATGGCGGGAGCGATCGCCTCTCTGGGTCTACCTTTTCGCTGGTGGACTATAACCGGGCGGGCGTGCCGCTGATTGAAATCGTGTCGGAACCCGATCTGCGCTCTGGGGCAGAGGCAGCGGAATATGCCCGCGAACTGCGCCGGATCATGCGCTATCTGGGGGTGTCGGATGGCAACATGCAGGAGGGTTCTCTGCGCTGCGATGTGAACATTTCCATCCGTCCTGTGGGATCAGAAAAATTTGGCACGAAGGTGGAAATCAAAAACATGAATTCCTTCAATGCCATCGAGCGGGCAATTAACTACGAAATTGAGCGGCAGATTGAGGTGCTGGAGGCGGGCGATCGCCTCGTTCAAGAAACGCGCCTCTGGGAAGAAGGCAGCCAGCGCACCATCAGTATGCGGGTCAAGGAAGGCTCCAGCGACTATCGCTATTTCCCCGAACCCGACCTCGGCCCCATCGAAGTCTCTGCCGAACAGCTTGCTGCGTGGAAACGCGAACTGCCGGAACTGCCCGCTGCCAAGCGCCATCGCTACGAAGAAGACCTAGGGCTGTCGTCCTACGATGCCCGCGTGCTGACGGACGATCGCGCGATGGCGGAATACTTTGAGGCGACCCTGGCCGCAGGCGCACCCGCCAAACAGGCCGCCAACTGGCTAATGGGCGATATCAGCGGCTATCTCAACACCGAAAAGAAAACCCTGGCTGACCTGCCCCTGACTCCCGAGACTCTGGCGGAAATGATCAGGCTGATCGAGTCCAACACCATCAGCACCAAAATTGCCAAAGATATTCTGCCAGAGCTGCTGACCCAGGGCGGCTCCGCCAAGGAACTGGTCGAAAAGAAGGGGCTGATTCAGATTTCCGACCCGGCTGCAATCGAAGCGGCGATCGCCAAAGTGCTAGAAGCTCATCCCGCCGAACTAGAAAAATATCGCAGCGGCAAGAAGAACATGCTGGGCTTTTTTGTGGGTCAGGTTATGAAGCAAACGGGTGGCCGCGCCGACCCGAAGCTGACGAATCAGCTTTTGGTGAAGCAGTTGGACGGGTAG